DNA sequence from the Leptospirillum ferrooxidans C2-3 genome:
TTGCCGTGTCCCTGTCCCTGAGGGGATTCCCTGTCCATCTGACAACAACGGATCCTGCTGCCCACCTTCTGAGGACACTTCCTGATGCTCCCCCGAATCTCACGGTCAGCAGGATTGATCCGGAAGTGGAGACAGAGAAATACAGACAGTTGGTCCTGAAGGAAAGGGGCCAAGGTCTCGACAGGGAAGGGCTTTTGATGTTGGAAGAGGATCTCCGTTCTCCCTGTACGGAGGAAATCGCTGTCTTTCAGGCCTTTTCCAGTGTCATCGAGGAGTCCGACCGCAAATTTGTTGTAGTGGATACTGCTCCAACCGGCCATACGCTATTACTGCTCGATGCGACAGGAGCCTATCATCATGAAGTGTCCCGCCACATCAAGGAGGGTGATGAAAGCACGACTCCTATGATGCGTCTTCAAAATCCGGAAAAGACCAAAATCATTGTTGTCAGTTTGCTTGAAACGACGCCGTTGCTTGAAGCATTGTCGCTCGAGGCTGATCTCTTTCGCGCCGGAATCCGGACATGGGCCTGGATTTTCAACAACTGCCTCTCTGTGAGCGGTACCCGATCTCCCCTGTTACGGGAACGGGCCCAGGCGGAAGCGCTCTTGTATGACGAATCCAGAAAAATGATCAAAAAACCAGTGGTCGTGGTGGGAATGCAAGACTCCGAGCCCATTGGGGCAGTGAAACTTCAGGGATTGAGTGAAGGGAATGGCTCTTTTTCCCGGACTTAACATCCCGGTTTCAGACAGAAATAAGGAGAAGGAGTGAAGAACCGGGTCAGTGATGACCCGGGATCTCTTCATTTCTGGAGTTAAAAGCTCCGGAAAGAGCTGACGGAAAATGTTTGGCTTTGAGGACCTAGAAGTCTGTCTGGTCCTTTTGGGTGGAAAGGGGGGAGCGCTCCGGATCGGAAACGGATTCGGGGATGTTCCCCTTTTTGAGTTTATCTTCAAACTGGAAACACATGCGGACCGCTCCGACGGTAGTAACCATATAGGGGGTGAGATAGTTCAGGAAAATCTTCATTGGAGACAGAGGTAAATGGGAGAGGATATTCGGAAACTGATTGATCAGGTTCAGGATGGTTCCGACGATAAAGGACGTAATGATTGCGGTATGGATAACGCTCCTTTTCGTTCCATAAGAAATGCATTCCCGGATCAGATTTTTTCTCATCGTCCATTTCCTGGCATTCGAACCCCCCGCATGAGGAGAACAGGTTTCTTTTTTGAAGCCTATCTCTGTAGCATATCAGATGGTGGGTTTAAGATTCATTTTTCCGGAAGGCTTTTTCAGGCCATCATCATATTCAGGAAGAGGCGAGGAGAATAATAATGAAGACATACGAGTTATCTGGAAAAGGATTGGATCACCTGAAGATTGTCACCAGGGAAAAGCCCTCCCCCAAAAAGGGAGAGGTATTGATCCGGATGAGGGCGGCATCGCTCAATTATCGGGATCTGATGATTGCAAAGGGAGTCTACCGAAGGGAGGTTTGTTATCCTTTGATCCCATTGTCCGATGGTGCGGGAGAAATCGAATCTGTTGGAGAGGGTGTTTCCGGTTTCATTCAGGGGGACCGGGTAATGGGTTCTTTCTTTCCGTTCTTTTTCGATGGACTGGTGGGACCGGAGACAGATCGTAGGGCGCTTGGAGGTGATCTGGACGGGGTTTTGTCGGAATATGTGATTTTGGGATCCGAGTCGGTGGTGAAGATTCCTTCCGGCTGGAGTTTCGAGGAAGCATCGACGCTTCCCTGCGCCGCCTTGACCGCCTGGAACGCTTTGTATGGAGGCATTCCCCTTTTACCCGGACAGACGGTTCTGGTTTTGGGCACAGGAGGAGTCTCCATGTATGCTGCACTTTTTGCCAGAATGGGAGGTGCCAGGGTGATGGCCACTTCCCGCTCTCGAGAGAAGCTTTTGAAGATGAGGGCATTTGGTGTGGAAGATCTGATAGATACCTCCACTTCTCCTGACTGGGATGATCAGGTTCATGCGTTAACGCTTGGTCGCGGTGTCGATCATGTGGTGGATGTTCTGGGAGGGGAGTCCTTCAATCGATCCCTCAGGGCGGTTCGGGTAGGTGGACAGGTCAGTGTCATTGGTGTTCTCTCCGGTACAGCGGGGAATGTGGATACAGCCCTGATCCTTGGAAAAGCCATAGGAGTCCGGGGAATCTATGTCGGAAACCGCCGTCAGCTTGAAGAAATGTCCAGGGCTCTGGAACATGGCTCCCATCGTCCGGCAATCGATGGTGTCTTCTCTTTTTCTGAGGCCAGGGAAGCCTTGATGGCTCTTGATCAGGGAGCGCATTTTGGAAAGATTGTGATCCGTGTATAGACTCATCTGGGATCGGTTTCGATCACAAATGGAGTCTGTGCCATCCGGTTTCTGAAAGGTGTGAAATGATTCCATCATCGGGATTTTGGTTCTCTTCGGGATTGATTTTTGGCGCTGTGGCTGTTTTTATTTTTTTGGGGGTCAGGGAGAGATCCCTGGCAGGGGAAAAACTGGCACTCAGCCTGAAGGTTGAGGAGGAGAAGAGAAAAGTCTCTGAGGCTGACGGTCGTTTGGAGACAATAAAACAGGAGCTCCAGATCATCAGGGACGAGAGAGATGATCTTTCAAGGATGAACGCGGGACTTGAAACAAAAATTGTCCTTGAGAGGAGCCATTTGGAGGAGAAAATATCACTCCTCGAACATGCCAAGGAGTCCATGGGGATGAATTTCCAGAATCTTGCAAACCAGATTCTGGAAGAAAAAACCGCCCGCTTTACAGAGATGAACCAGAGCCAGCTCTCTTTACTTTTGACTCCGCTGGGAGAAAAGCTGAAAGAGTTTGGGGAGAGGGTCCAGCAATCCTCGGAAAAGGAATCCGAGCAGAGGATGCTACTCAAACTCGAAATTTCAAAGCTGATGGATCTGAACTCCATGATGACGCGGGAAACATCAAGTCTCACCCAGGCCCTTAAGGGGGACTCCCGGTCCCAGGGAGCCTGGGGCGAGATGATTCTCGAGAGAACGCTTGAGATGTCCGGACTCAGAGAGAATCGTGAGTTTCGGGTTCAGGCCAGCTTTACAGATGAAGAAGGGGCGAGACTCAGGCCGGATATCATTATCGATCTTCCCGAAGGTCGCCATCTGGTAGTTGACAGCAAGGTTTCTCTGACCGCCTATGAGCGGTCCCTGTCGGAGGCAAACCCGGAAGAAAAAGAACGACAGACACTCCAACACGTGCAGTCTGTGAAAGCGCATCTGAATGATCTTTCGAGAAAAGACTATCGGAATATTCATGCTCTGGAGTCTCTCGATTTTGTGTTGATGTTTATCCCGATAGAGTCTGCCTATGCTTTGGCGGTGGAGACCGATCCGGATCTTGTGGGTGAAGCTCTGGCCAAAAATGTTCTGATTGTGTATCCGGGAACTCTTTTAATGGCTCTTCGGACGATTGCCCATGTCTGGAGATATGAGCACCAAAACCGGAATGCCATGGAAATTGCCCGTCAGGCAGGAGCCCTGTATGACAAGTTTGTGGGCTTTGTCACAGATCTCAAGGACGTTGGAGACAAGCTTGATAAAGCCAAAAAATCGTATGAAACGGCCTATGGCAAATTGTCTGCGGGAAAAGGCAATCTGGTCAGATCTTCCGAGCGTCTTCGGGAGATGGGGGTAAAAACGGGGAAGGTCCTTCCCGAACAGCTTGTTGATGAAGGGTTCAGGCAAGGAGAGGATCGGACAGTCCGAAGTGAGGACGCATCTCCCGAGTTCTTGTAGCGGAACCTTTCCGGAATTGTTGGGGGGAAGCAGGTTGATTGAGCTGCCGGTCGGAGCGATGGTGATGAGGATTCTTTTTTTATTGGCCGATGTTTGCCTGATGGTGTTGAGACCATGATCTCAACACATGTGCTGTTTTTGACGGCCACAATCTTCCTGATCGTTGCTCTGGTTTTATCCCGTTTGGCAGAGGAGTTCAAACTCCCTGACATCCTGTTTTTCCTGGGTCTGGGTGTGGCCATTGGTCCATCGGGCCTTGGACTCCTCTCCTCCGATGGGGGTGATTGGACTCCTGTGGTCTTGTCGATGGGAGCCTCTTTTATCCTTTTTGACGCCGGTCTTGATACCTCGTTCAGGACCCTTCGGAAGCATCGGCGAAGCATCAGTCTTCTGGCAACGTTCGGAGTCGTTCTTTCCGCTTCTCTGACAATGCTGCTTGCAAGATATATCCTGAACCTTTCCTGGGCGGAAGGGGCCCTTCTGGGAGCTATTCTGGCTTCGACCGATCCCACTGCAATCGTCCCGATCCTGAGGTCCCTTCCCATTCCGAAAACAGTGAGGGATATCCTGATGACAGAAGCCGCCCTCACGGATGTAACCGGTGCTCTTTTGACCTTTTCCGTGGCGGAGTTCGCTCTGTCCCACGAGACAACGGGTACATGGATCCGGGATGGACTGATCTCCGTCGGTCTGATTGTTCCCGGGATTCTTGCAGGAGGTTTGCTGGGAGCGCTTTCCGTTATCCTGATCGCTCATACCCGATATGATTATCTTTCGAAAAATGCCCAGATTGTGGGCCTTGCCGCGGTAGGAGGAAGCTACCTTCTCAGTGAGAATTTTCATGCCTCGGGATTTCTGGCTGTTTATGTTCTGGGTGTGGTTCTGGGGAATCCACGGGCTTTTGACCTTGGAATTCGTCAGGGACCACTTCCGGGCATTGCTCGAATCCGTGAAGGAGCCGGAGTGACAGCTTTTTTGGCCAGGGTGGCCATTTTTACCGTTCTTGGGGCTCATATGAAGTTCGGATCGTTTGGTCTTTCACCCTGGCTTCTCGTTCTTTTTATCGCTGGTTTTATCTTCCTTGTCCGTCCGGCTACAATCTTTCTTTTGATTCCTTCGGTCCATACTTCCGGTTTTTCCCGCGACGACCTGATTTTTATGGCTGCAACACGAGAAACGGGAATCATGTCGGCAACCTTGGCTTCGCTCTTTGAGTCGCGCCTTTCGGGAGCGGTTCATGGAGCCGTTTTCTGGACCATTGTCGGGACGATTGTGGTTGGCGGGGGAGTCAAGCCATTTTTGGTCAAAAGGCTTAAACTCTCCAAGGATGTTACGGAAGAGATCCCTGAAAATGTGTAGTACTTTTTTCCATTCCAGAAAGCTTTTGTCGGTTTTTTTATTGGTTTTTCTTGACATAAATAGTTGGTAGGGGTATTTTAACCTTAAACTTATTACAAAAGGGTCAATGAGTGCATACGATTCATGAGAAGAAAAATCTGGTCAACCGTGTCAGGAGAATTCAAGGTCAGCTTTCTGGCATTGAAAAGCTTCTGGAGGCAGGTCGGGATGAGGATTACGCGGTGATCCTTCAGACGGTGGCCTCTTCGCGAGGGGCGCTCAATGGGCTGATGTCCGAATTGATTGAGGGGCATCTGAGAGAGCATGTTCTGGTCAGTCCCGATGGTTCCCTTGCGGATCGTGAGAGGGCGCTTGAATCCATTCTCGGTGTTCTGAAGACCTACCTTAAGTAAATTCCTCTTCTTGAATCCCCTGCGGGCCAAAAGCAATCATTTCCCTCCTTACTGAGGGTATTGTTTCAGTATTGGCTCTTCTCTGTTAGTAGCAAGTAGAGTTGTCCGGTTTTATAGCAAATGAGTTGTCCGCTTTTTTTCATTTGAAAACTCCGGGTTTCCCCGTTCTCAGACATGAGCTTCGACCGGGCGGATTCCGGTCGAAGGAGCTTTGGTTCGTGGTTCCTTTTTCGTTTTTGGAATCTCCGGTTTTTCGACAGGATAGTCGGAAAGCTTCCGGGGTCCATGAAACAGGGAGAGCGATCCGTCGGGATGCCGGTGGATCTTGACTGTGGCCCGGACGTAATGGAGCCGATACCGGTCGGAAGGAATCTGAAGGGTCCGTCCTTCGAAAGACACGCAGTTGTCGTTGCCAACAATCCGTTCGTGGTGCTCACAGAGGATCTCGTCTATAGAGTCTCCGGTCCAGGGAACGAAGGCCGATCCTTCCTCCGGGGCCCGATGGGAAAATTCGGTATTGAAGGCTGGAAGATAGACGTCGGACAGATAGCGGTTGGCCGCTTCCATCGTCGTGATTCCCGCCAGGGCGAGCTCTTTGGGAAGACGCTCCTGATGGGTCCGGAAAGCCCGTTCACTGCGTCCCCGCGCTTCGGGGGAGTAGGCGGCAATCATTTCGATGCCCAGCTGTTTCATCGCCCGTCCAAACTGGGTGAGGTTCTTCTTGTCCACCTTCCCTCCCGCTTCCGGCGTGACCCAGTAGTGGCTGCCCCGGTCTGTGTACAGGGAGGAAGGAAGCCCTTTTTTCCCGATCACCTCCCGTATCCCCTGAAGACTGGATGCGGTTCCCTCCTCCTCCACAAAGAACATGCTGTAATGCTCATTGGTCGCATCATCCATCGTCACCACCAGATCCCAGATCTGTCCGGACACCCAGGGATGACTGCTGGCATCCTGATGGATCATCATCCCTTCCCAGGCCGCACGTTCCCGTCTCTTCCGGTGCTTCCCCTTGCCAGGAGCTTTCCGGACCGCTCCGTTCTCCTGAAGCGTCTTCTTGACCCAGGTATAGCTCCGTTTCCCGCCTTCTTTCCGGTACCAGAAGTGAAAGTGTTTCACGTTCCAGCCATCATGCCGGCTCCGGTACTTTTCGACCAGTCCCAGGGCTTCATCGACCGGGGCCCGTCTCGATGAGGCCTGGGTGAGTCGTTTGTCCAGAATCCCCTGGATCCCTTCCTCCTCGACTCGCCGGACATATCTCCGGAAGGTCCTTTCACTCATCCCGAGAATCCGGCCGGCCTCTTCCTGAGTGAGGCATCCTTTCTTCCATTCATTCCAGGTGTCTTCAAAACGCATCTTCCGGATCTCCTGTAGCACATTTGTTCGGTCCATTCTGGCTCCTCCTCGGACCCATTATGGAACCGGACAAGTCTTGCGCTACAAAACCGGACAGATTATGTGCTCCCTACACAGTATTGGCTCTTCTCTTGCATTGAGACCGATCCTGTTTGTATAATGAGACTACATATCAAACAGTTGAAAAGAGGTGGATCATGAAAATGGGTCAGATGGTCAGTTTCGTGTCCAGGGGACTTATCCTGGTAACGGTTCTTCTTTCTGGTGTCGGTTGCGCTGCGATGACTGAGCCGAAGGTCAAGGCTTATATACAGGAAAAGAAAGCCTATGCTGATATCAAGAAAGGAAACCTTGAGCAGGCGGCTGTCGAGCTGAAGCTTGCGCTTGGGAATGATCCCACCGAGCCTACGATCCTGAACAATCTGGCCTATATCGAATTTACGCAGGGTCACTTTGACAAGGCGATCGGATTCCTTGAGCAGGCTCGCGCCCTCAGAAACGATGACAATGATGAGCCCTATATCATGAACGAAGCCCGCATCCTGATCGCGCATCATGAGTACCATCATGCCCTGGCCCTCCTTTCCCTGATCGAGCCAAGACATTCCTGGCCAAAAGGGTACCAGAAGATCATGGCGGAAGCCCTTCTCCATAATGGCCAGTCATCACGTGCCCTTGCCATTTTGCTCGACAGGCGCAATCTGAATCCGGAGCAATCTCACCCATAACCCCTTCCAAAGATGCGTAAGGCCAGGAGTTCATTTATGATACGCATTTTGCGTGGGGTCCCTTTTTTTGCCTTTGCTTTGATCCTGTCCGTTCTTCTTTTCCCCTCCAGGGGTTTTTCGGATCCAACAGCGATCTCTCCCGGATCGGGGGGCATGGCGTTACCCTTTCCATTCTCAAGCGATGAGGATATTTCGAAGGGTTTTCAGGCTCTGGCTCCACCATTTCTTCCATGGGGTCCCAATACAAGCGGGCCATTTTTCACAGGAACCGCCGAAGTGGAACCGATCGGTTCCTGGTACCTGGAGCCCTTCGTCTACGACTCGATCTCTCCGGGTTCATCTTCCTACTATATGCCAATGAGACTTGCCGTTGGCCTTGGTCATAATCTTGAACTCGATACCTTTATTCCCCTTATCGATAATGTGGAGGGGCCACCGATCACTCCTTCAGGTCAAAGTGCGAACCATTTTGGAGTGGGGAATACCCATTTTGAAGTCAAATGGCAGATTGCTTCTGACGAGGATGTCTATTTACCCTTAGCCCGACCATCGGTGGCACTCACTTTCGACTTTTGGGTTCCAAGCGGCCAGTACCAGAACCTGAACCCCCAACAATATGGTGCCGATCAGCTGGGGAATGGAACCTTCAATGAGGCGATCATGCTTCTTGTGAGGAAGCATGTGAAGCCCTTCATGTTTTATCTGCAGGTTGGTGACATTGTTGAAAACCCCACCACGGTGGGAGCGGGGTATGGATACAATAACGGGATTACCCAGAATGCATTGCCCAATGACCATGTGGTTGACGGAAACCTTTTATATTATGCCGGTGCGTTTGAGCATGTGATCAATACGGAATGGGGTGCCGGGTATCTTCTGGAGGTTTATGGAGAATCCCAAAGTGGTCAAAACCTCCTTTTTGGGGCGGCCAATGCTCCTGCATGGTCATTTTTATGGGCAGCTCCGGAGCTTGAGGTAACCTGGCCTCATACCCAAAAACTCTCCGCAACATGGGGGGCTGGTGTTGCTCTTCCTGTCTATCAGTCTGATTATCCCCGCACGGTGACTCCTATGGGAACGGTGACTGTTTACTTCAATGGTCCATTCGGTTACCGGGGGCAATGATTGTTCGGTTTCTATCACATCTGGAAACGATATGACCATCAGTCTGCTTGCTGCTTTGGACTTTTTCCGGGGATGTCCAAGGAGTGTTCCTTTCTGGTATGATAGCCCCAGTCAAGATCTGTCCTCTTCATTTTTGTTCTGTTTGGCAACCCGGGATAATTTTGGTGTGACAATGAAACAAGGCCTTTCCTTTAATCATTTTTGCAGGAGGTTTTGAGACGGCGACAGTCTCACTTCGATCAATATTAGGAGGATCCGATGCGTTCTACCCGTTATTTCCGGGCCCGCCTTCTGGCTATGGTCACTCTCCTTTCCTTTTCGCTGACATCTTGTACTTCATTTTATACGGCCAAACCGGTTCCATTGTCTCCACCATCACAGCTGACGATTCATGCAACTGTTCCAAAAACCAATCTTTTGGTCGGAGTGCGTCCTTATAACACTCCCCACATGATCCATAAGCTCTTCGATCATAATGGTCTTTGGCGAATGCATATTCTTCCCCTCCAGATGTCCTTCATGTCGACGGATCTCCGGCCCACCACATTTTTGATCAAATCTTCCTATATCGTTGTGGATGGACACTACTATCCGTCCATCGTTCCCAACGAGGCGTTTGATATCTCCTGGCAGGCCAAGCATCCGTATATTCTCGTCAAGCAAACCTTCTATTATACAGGTTTGATTCTTTTCACCCTTGTTACCCTGGGATTAGGTTCGGTGATCTGGGTGCTCCCAACCCCATTTGGTGAACCAACACCACAGAATGATCCTTTTGGAAGAGACTTGACCTTCAAGGCTTTTGACAAGAATGTAACTCTTCAGAGTGGAGCGCTCAGGGGAGGGTTCCTGTATTTTTCTCTTCCCGAAAAGAACATGAATCTGAAAGGTGCCCAGCTGGTACTCCATTTTTCGCAAAAATCTCCCGCTCCGATCGAAAGGACATTGATCATTCCCCTGAAACCGGGTCTCCATCTTGATAACAACCTTTTGAAACAGATTTTTCACGGGTTTTTCTAAAAAAAGAGAAAAGCAGAGAGGATATGCCGGCATCTCCCGCACGGGAGACGCCGGTTATTGTCATGAGCAGCCGTCATCCGATGGATGGAGGGTTGGGCTGTCAGACCGGATTGGGTGCGATCAGTTCGATTTCATAACCTTCCGGGGCATCGATAAAGAAGAAGGTTGTGTTTCTTCCGCGTGTTGGTCCGTCGGTAATGGGGACGCCGAGTTTTTCCAATCGGGAGAGCGTTTGTTCGAGGTTTTCGACGGAGAAGGCGAGATGAACAAGATCAGGGGGAACGACAACATCGCCCGAACCGGAGAATTCCGCGATTTCAATTTCTTCTTCTGAGCCTGGTACGGTGAGATAGGCGATTTTGGATCCCCGGGGGGATGTGTGGTGTGAGGCAAGGGTCAGTCCAAGAATCTCCGTATAAAATCGGACCGTTCTTTCAAGGTCTGAGACTCTGAATCTTGTATGAAGAAGTTTTGTCACAAGCGGTTTTTCCAAAATGGTTCTCCTTTATGAGTCCTTATTAATCCTCAAGCGTGGAGGTGTCTCCTTCTGGAAGACCCAGCTCACGCGCCTTTAAAACCCTTCTCATGATTTTTCCGGAGCGTGTTCGGGGCAACCATTCCGTGATCTCGATTTCATCCGGCATGGCGATGGCTCCCAGCTCTTCCCTGACATGCTGGCGTATCCTGAGCTCAAGATCAGGGGTCCGTTCGGCATCTTTTCTCAGGATGACAAATGCCTTGATGACCTCTCCCTTGAGCTCGTCCGGTTTCCCGATGACAGCGGCTTCGGAAACGCAGGGGTGGGAAACCAGCGCGGATTCGACTTCGGCGGTTCCAAGCCGGTGTCCTGCCACCTTGATCACATCATCGACACGTCCGATCATGTGAAAAAGTCCGTGATGGTCCCGCTTTGCGGAATCTCCCGAAAAATAGACTCCCGGAATTTCCTCCCAGTATTTCCTGTAGCGTTCGGGATCTCCGTAGACGGTTCTGAACATGGATGGCCAGGGCTGACGGACGATCACGAAGCCAGCCTCTCCCGGAGCAACACTTTCTCCCTGGCGATTGACCACATCGGCGACGACTCCGGGAAACGGACGGGTCGCTGAACCTGGGACAAGCGGAACGCCGGGAAGAGGCGTGATCATATGCATTCCTGTTTCTGTCTGCCACCAGGTATCCATGATTGGAAGACGACCTCCTGTTACTTCCCGGAACCAGAGCCAGGCCTCCGGGTTGATCGGTTCTCCAACCGATCCCAGAAGCCTCAGGGAGGACAGGTCGTATTTCTCTGGCCATTGTTTTCCGAGACGCATCTGGAGTCGGATCGCTGTGGGGGTGGAATAGAAAACGGTGACACGATATTTCTCCACAAGGTGCCACCATCGTCCGGGATCCGGATAGTCGGGGGATCCTTCAGCCAGAAGAACCGTGGCTCCGTTCAGGAGAGGTCCGTATACGATGTAGCTGTGGCCGGTAATCCACCCCGGATCGGCGACGCAAAAGAAGACATCATCGTTATGGATGTTGAAGACCCACCGGGTGGTCAGAAAGGTTCCAACCATATATCCCGGGTGGGTATGGACAATCCCTTTGGGTTTTCCGGTGGTTCCGGAGGTGTACAGGATGAAGAGGGGATCGTCAGTTGTGCAGTCGACAGCTTTGAAAAAGCCGGAGGATGCATGCTTTTTCAGGAGAGAATCGAAGGGGATCTCTCCTGTTTCAAGCTCAAGATCCGGGTTTTCACGACGGATGACAATGGTCTTTTCAAGGGAAGTAATCGCTTTTTTGGCTTCTCTTGCCGTGTCGAGCAGAGCGATGCGTTTTCCTCTCCGGTAGGCGCAGTCGGCGGTGATGAGAAGCCTCGGCTCAGAGTCTTCCATGCGGCTTTTCAATGCGCCGGCAGAGAAGCCGGAAAAGACGACTGTGTGGACAAGTCCGCTTCTGGCGCATGCGATCATTGAGATCACCTGTTCCGGAGTGGGTGGAAGAAAGATTGTAACCCGGTCTCCCTTTTTAAGCCCCATTTCGGCAAAACTGTGGCAGAGACGGTTGGTCTCGTCCATGATGCGACCATAAGTGTAGACCCGTTCGCTGCCATCGTCGGCCACGGCGATGAGCGCGACCTTATTGGAAAGTCCTTCATCAATATGCCGGTCGAGCATGTTGGTCGTGATGTTTGAGAGACTTCCGGAAAACCAGCGGGCCTCATAGGTTTTTGGGTTCCAGTCGAGAACCCTGTCCCACTTCCGGCTCCAGCGAAAGTCTTCCGCTATCTTCCCCCAGAACTGTTCCGGATCCCTGATCGATTCGTCATAAATCGTCTGGTAATCAGACACATGGAGGGTTTCAAGAAGATCCGGGTCCGGAAGGAAAGGATTGCTTTCGGTAAGGGATTTGGGGCTGTCAGCTGGATTGTCCATTCAAGAATCCTCGTATTGGGGGACGTTTTAGTCGTCGATAGGGTCAGAAGAGTTTCTGCAGAAAAAGGAATAAGACATTCTATTACAGAAAGTGTTTGATGAACACCTGCAGGAGTTTTTTTGTGGAAGTCATCAAACCTTGATCACCAGCTGCAAAACACAGAACATGCTTGGGGGGGAGAGAAAGATTTCAGACAGGGACAATCTCCTGAATGTTCTGAAATTGGTTTCTCTCTTCTTCGAAGACTCTTTTTAATAAGGAGATTTTGTGGACTTCATAAAAATAGGATGAAACGGAATCGAATCATGATTGGTTTCCGGAAGAAGGTCAGGCTGGTACAAGATTGGGAGCCGGTAGAGTGGTCTCAGCGTTCTGGCATAAAAAGCGGGATCCTCGTCGAGAGAAGTCCCGCTCTGAAAGGAATCGAAATCGTCTGATCTTACAGTTTACTCAGAAGGTCCTTCTGTTTCCTGGTGGAAATGATTCCCATCAGGAGAATCCCTGTTCCGAATAAAAGCATTGTGGAAGGTTCAGGTGTGGATGAAATGTTGGGAGTTGCAATAAATCCGCTAGACCCTGAATCATTGCCATAGCGCCCTACGATGGCGCCTGCTCCGTTGATACCGGTCGCTTGGGTAATATAATTTCCTGTCAAAGCGATCGTCGTGAAAATACCATTCTGGTCGAGAAATCCGTAAGAACCGGAATTATTGCTGTAGCCTCCCACGATGGCACCCGCTCCGTTGATCCCGTAAGCAGTGGTCCCTAGAGTCGCATTTGGGTCAATGATGTTTGTGTAGGAGCCATTCTGATAAAGAAATCCATAAGAACCGGAATTATTGCTGTAGCCTCCCACGATGGCGCCTGCTCTGTTGATCCCGTAAGCAGAGGTCCCTAGAGTCGCATTTGGGTCAATGATGTTCGAGTAGGAGCCATTCTGGTCGAGAAATCCGTAAGAACCGGAATTATTGCTGTAGCCTCCCACGATGGCACCCGCTCTATTGATTCCGTAAGCAGAGGTCCCTAGAGTCGCATTTGGGTCAATGATGTTCGAGTAGGAGCCATTCTGGTCAAGAAATCCGTAAGAACCGGAATTATTGCTGTAGCCTCCCACGATGGCACCTGCTCCATTGATTCCGTAAGCAGTGGTCCCTTGAGTCGCATTTGGGTCATTGATGGTCGTGTAGGAGCCGTTCTGGTCGAGAAATCCGTAGAATCCGGAATTATTGCTATAGCCTCCCACGATGGCACCCGCTCCATTGATTCCGATCGCTACTGTACACAGTCGCATTTGGGTCATTGATGGTCGTGTAGGTATATACGGTGGCCTGGGCCACTTCTCCGGCATACAACATCATTATTGTCATGAATAAACCAACCAGCCGATTTCTTTTAAAGCCCATGGTGAGAGTCTC
Encoded proteins:
- a CDS encoding zinc-dependent alcohol dehydrogenase family protein, whose protein sequence is MKTYELSGKGLDHLKIVTREKPSPKKGEVLIRMRAASLNYRDLMIAKGVYRREVCYPLIPLSDGAGEIESVGEGVSGFIQGDRVMGSFFPFFFDGLVGPETDRRALGGDLDGVLSEYVILGSESVVKIPSGWSFEEASTLPCAALTAWNALYGGIPLLPGQTVLVLGTGGVSMYAALFARMGGARVMATSRSREKLLKMRAFGVEDLIDTSTSPDWDDQVHALTLGRGVDHVVDVLGGESFNRSLRAVRVGGQVSVIGVLSGTAGNVDTALILGKAIGVRGIYVGNRRQLEEMSRALEHGSHRPAIDGVFSFSEAREALMALDQGAHFGKIVIRV
- a CDS encoding DNA recombination protein RmuC, which produces MIPSSGFWFSSGLIFGAVAVFIFLGVRERSLAGEKLALSLKVEEEKRKVSEADGRLETIKQELQIIRDERDDLSRMNAGLETKIVLERSHLEEKISLLEHAKESMGMNFQNLANQILEEKTARFTEMNQSQLSLLLTPLGEKLKEFGERVQQSSEKESEQRMLLKLEISKLMDLNSMMTRETSSLTQALKGDSRSQGAWGEMILERTLEMSGLRENREFRVQASFTDEEGARLRPDIIIDLPEGRHLVVDSKVSLTAYERSLSEANPEEKERQTLQHVQSVKAHLNDLSRKDYRNIHALESLDFVLMFIPIESAYALAVETDPDLVGEALAKNVLIVYPGTLLMALRTIAHVWRYEHQNRNAMEIARQAGALYDKFVGFVTDLKDVGDKLDKAKKSYETAYGKLSAGKGNLVRSSERLREMGVKTGKVLPEQLVDEGFRQGEDRTVRSEDASPEFL
- a CDS encoding cation:proton antiporter, with the translated sequence MISTHVLFLTATIFLIVALVLSRLAEEFKLPDILFFLGLGVAIGPSGLGLLSSDGGDWTPVVLSMGASFILFDAGLDTSFRTLRKHRRSISLLATFGVVLSASLTMLLARYILNLSWAEGALLGAILASTDPTAIVPILRSLPIPKTVRDILMTEAALTDVTGALLTFSVAEFALSHETTGTWIRDGLISVGLIVPGILAGGLLGALSVILIAHTRYDYLSKNAQIVGLAAVGGSYLLSENFHASGFLAVYVLGVVLGNPRAFDLGIRQGPLPGIARIREGAGVTAFLARVAIFTVLGAHMKFGSFGLSPWLLVLFIAGFIFLVRPATIFLLIPSVHTSGFSRDDLIFMAATRETGIMSATLASLFESRLSGAVHGAVFWTIVGTIVVGGGVKPFLVKRLKLSKDVTEEIPENV
- a CDS encoding metal/formaldehyde-sensitive transcriptional repressor — translated: MHTIHEKKNLVNRVRRIQGQLSGIEKLLEAGRDEDYAVILQTVASSRGALNGLMSELIEGHLREHVLVSPDGSLADRERALESILGVLKTYLK
- a CDS encoding ISNCY family transposase, with product MDRTNVLQEIRKMRFEDTWNEWKKGCLTQEEAGRILGMSERTFRRYVRRVEEEGIQGILDKRLTQASSRRAPVDEALGLVEKYRSRHDGWNVKHFHFWYRKEGGKRSYTWVKKTLQENGAVRKAPGKGKHRKRRERAAWEGMMIHQDASSHPWVSGQIWDLVVTMDDATNEHYSMFFVEEEGTASSLQGIREVIGKKGLPSSLYTDRGSHYWVTPEAGGKVDKKNLTQFGRAMKQLGIEMIAAYSPEARGRSERAFRTHQERLPKELALAGITTMEAANRYLSDVYLPAFNTEFSHRAPEEGSAFVPWTGDSIDEILCEHHERIVGNDNCVSFEGRTLQIPSDRYRLHYVRATVKIHRHPDGSLSLFHGPRKLSDYPVEKPEIPKTKKEPRTKAPSTGIRPVEAHV
- a CDS encoding tetratricopeptide repeat protein, with protein sequence MKMGQMVSFVSRGLILVTVLLSGVGCAAMTEPKVKAYIQEKKAYADIKKGNLEQAAVELKLALGNDPTEPTILNNLAYIEFTQGHFDKAIGFLEQARALRNDDNDEPYIMNEARILIAHHEYHHALALLSLIEPRHSWPKGYQKIMAEALLHNGQSSRALAILLDRRNLNPEQSHP
- a CDS encoding VOC family protein, whose protein sequence is MEKPLVTKLLHTRFRVSDLERTVRFYTEILGLTLASHHTSPRGSKIAYLTVPGSEEEIEIAEFSGSGDVVVPPDLVHLAFSVENLEQTLSRLEKLGVPITDGPTRGRNTTFFFIDAPEGYEIELIAPNPV